A single region of the Ornithorhynchus anatinus isolate Pmale09 chromosome 13, mOrnAna1.pri.v4, whole genome shotgun sequence genome encodes:
- the INMT gene encoding indolethylamine N-methyltransferase — protein sequence MFKSRGSKTRIRELGGPRPSQTRDKMGESFTGGDIYQRDFLPKDYLATYYSFDSGPDPEYQMLKFNLECLFQTFVQGDLRGDTLIDVGSGPTIYQVLAACESFREIILSDFTNPNREELQRWLRAEPGAHDWTPAVQYACELEGNRDKWPEKEAKLRRKVTQVLKCDANKPNPLEPLELPPADCVLTMLALECACHDLNAYRAALCHLAGLLKAGGRLVTTVTLELDSYLVGERKFSCVRLQQEGIEAAFRDAGFHIERLQHSPQSYSRTCAPNSGVCFIVARKKEAA from the exons atgtttaaaagcagaggGAGCAAGACAAGGATCCGTGAGCTTGGGGGGCCGAGACCTTCCCAGACAAGAGACAAGATGGGCGAGAGCTTCACCGGAGGAGACATCTACCAGAGGGACTTCTTGCCAAAGGACTACCTGGCCACTTACTACTCCTTCGACTCTGGCCCTGACCCCGAGTACCAGATGCTCAAGTTCAATCTGGAGTGTCTCTTCCAGACTTTCGTGCAgg GAGATCTGCGGGGGGACACGCTGATCGACGTGGGCTCCGGACCCACCATCTACCAGGTCCTGGCCGCATGTGAGTCCTTCCGAGAGATCATCCTCTCGGACTTCACCAACCCTAACCGCGAGGAGCTTCAGCGCTGGCTGCGGGCCGAGCCCGGAGCCCACGATTGGACCCCTGCCGTGCAGTACGCCTGCGAGCTCGAGGGAAACAG AGATAAGTGGCCGGAGAAGGAGGCGAAGCTACGTCGCAAGGTCACGCAAGTGCTCAAGTGCGACGCCAACAAGCCCAACCCATTGGAGCCGCTGGAGCTGCCACCCGCTGACTGCGTCCTGACCATGCTGGCCCTCGAATGTGCATGCCATGACCTGAATGCCTACCGGGCTGCACTGTGCCACCTGGCGGGGCTGCTCAAGGCAGGTGGCCGCTTGGTCACCACAGTCACCCTGGAGCTCGACTCGTACCTGGTCGGGGAGCGCAAGTTTTCATGTGTGCGGCTGCAGCAGGAGGGCATCGAGGCGGCCTTTAGGGATGCCGGCTTCCACATTGAAAGGCTCCAGCACAGCCCCCAGAGCTACTCCCGCACATGTGCCCCCAATAGCGGCGTCTGCTTCATTGTGGCCCGCAAGAAGGAGGCCGCCTAG